In Ipomoea triloba cultivar NCNSP0323 chromosome 7, ASM357664v1, a single genomic region encodes these proteins:
- the LOC116024008 gene encoding mitochondrial dicarboxylate/tricarboxylate transporter DTC-like produces the protein MGEEKPKPVGGVWPAVKPFVNGGCSGMLATCVIQPIDMIKVRIQLGQGSAGEVTKNMLKNEGFGAFYKGLSAGLLRQATYTTARLGTFRILTNKAIEANDGKPLPLYQKALCGLTAGAIGACVGSPADLALIRMQADATLPAAQRRNYTNAFHALYRITADEGVLALWKGAGPTVVRAMALNMGMLASYDQSVEFCRDSLGMGEAATVLGASAVSGFFAAACSLPFDYVKTQIQKMQPDAAGKYPYTGSIDCAMKTLKAGGPFKFYTGFPVYCVRIAPHVMLTWIFLNQIQKAQKNIGL, from the exons ATGGGAGAGGAGAAGCCCAAGCCCGTCGGCGGCGTCTGGCCCGCAGTCAAGCCCTTTGTTAATGGCGGTTGCTCCGGCATGCTCGCCACCTGCGTCATTCAACCCATCGACATGATCAAG GTGAGAATCCAATTGGGCCAGGGATCAGCTGGCGAGGTCACCAAGAATATGCTTAAAAATGAGGGCTTTGGTGCCTTTTACAAG GGTTTGTCTGCTGGGCTTCTTAGACAGGCTACGTATACAACTGCCCGACTTGGAACCTTCAG AATTTTGACGAACAAGGCTATTGAAGCCAATGATGGGAAGCCTTTGCCTCTATATCAGAAGGCGCTGTGTGGATTGACTGCGGGAGCAATTGGAGCCTGTGTGGGCAGTCCTGCTGATTTGGCACTCATCCGTATGCAGGCTGATGCGACCTTACCCGCCGCCCAGCGACGTAACTACACAAATGCCTTTCACGCACTGTATCGCATTACTGCTGATGAAGGAGTTTTGGCCCTTTGGAAGGGTGCTGGCCCGACTGTAGTGAGGGCAATGGCGCTTAACATGGGAATGCTCGCCTCTTATGACCAAAGTGTTGAGTTCTGTCGGGATTCTCTTGGCATGGGCGAGGCTGCCACAGTTCTAG GGGCTAGCGCAGTATCCGGATTCTTCGCTGCTGCTTGCAGTTTACCGTTCGACTACGTGAAAACGCAAATACAGAAGATGCAACCAGATGCCGCTGGGAAATATCCCTACACCGGTTCCATCGACTGTGCTATGAAAACCCTCAAGGCGGGAGGGCCTTTCAAGTTTTACACTGGATTCCCCGTATATTGCGTTAGAATTGCTCCTCATGTCATG TTGACATGGATATTCCTCAACCAAATCCAGAAGGCCCAGAAGAACATCGGGTTGTAG